tttttttttgcggtacgtgggcctctcaccgttgcggcctctcccgctgtggagcacaggctccggacgcgcaagctcagcggccatggctcacgggcccagccgctccgcggcacgtgggatcttcccggaccagggcacgaacccgcgtcccctgcatcgggaggcggaccctcaaccactgcgccaccagggaagccctttaactCACCCATTCTTATCCTGATCATCACCCTAATCTTTCTCTTTGAATTTGGCTTTTTATTCCTATTAATGCTTTAATCATTTCCTACACATCTTCATTCTTCTCTGTAGTTTAGCTTAAAATTGAGCAATCAAATCAGAACTCTTACTAACCCACACTTCTTCAACTAATAATTCATTCACAAGCATTGTGGAGCCCCTGTGTACCACTGTCCCGGGTGCTGGGATAAAATTGAGCGGGGGACACAAACGGATTCATCCTCGTCCTCCCAGAGCAGACATGGGACGGACAGGCAATAAGTAAAATGAGTAAAATCCAAAGTATTGGTCTCAATGctggaaataaaatttctggACCCCATAACCTTTCACAATCAGTCCAACCCATTCTCTAAAGGGCTGCTTTATGACGCCTCTCTAGAGCTTAAACCTACGGATTCATAGTTGCTAATGAGCTTTAATGAAGTCACTTTAATCTATGAAGGGCTTTCATTTGTAAATGGGGGTCATGTCAAACTTTACAAGGTTATCACAAGGATCAAATGGGATCCTGTTTCCCACAGAGATTGAGACTATGCTTCCTAAAGTCTGGGTAGAAGCCAACGGCGCTAGTTTTAGGCGAACCCCAAGCCCAGACTGTAATATTTCCTCCCACAGATGCACGGTATAACACTGCAGAACGATACGCTAAAGGACTTAAGCTAGAATCCCGAGCCCAGCAAATGCCTGACAGTCAGGAGTAAATAAATGTTGCCAAATTTGAATAAATCCCTTTAAGCGCACATATTCTATTAAAAGTGATTCAGTTCAGTCTAATTTTGTCCTCATGTTTATAAAGCAAAGCAACCCACAAGTTGCTACGGGGATTCAGTACCCGTGTAAaaacttcagctttttttttttaaaaaaaaaacacctactgGAATTACACTTAACAAGGGCACCCTCTAGTGGGCCACAGAAAGTGGATAACCACCAAAAGGTGCTTTCAGACCTTTATATATTTCCACTTAGTAGGTAATCACTATTCAGAATATACTGAATGAACAGCAGGGGCAGGCAGCTTGGGAGACCAAGTGAGAAAGATAAACTTTCAACGAACCTCCACATGTCCTGGTCAAAACCAACCCAAACCAGGGATGCAGGCTCCCATCCTTCCCCATTGCCTTCTCTTAAGGGGCACACAACCTGGAATGTGTTTCAGAAACAACAAGGGAGCAAATCCAAAGTTGCAACATAGCCTATACAGTATTCAGTTGTCTGCAAACTCCTCAAAACAGGTGATACACTtgggataggaaaaaaaaaaaagagataaaatttgTCTGAATAATGTTATAAAGAAAAGACATACAATTTAACAAGAAAGAGCTGAGCTATATTTCAAAACTGTCAAATGCTCCACCTTACTCCTGAAACTGTCCTAGGTTTAAATTTTACTAGGTGACTCGAGTAGTCAGGCCTCTGTCAGAAGAATTCCTATCTCCCAAGCCTTCCTTCAACTGTACTCAGTTCCCAAGTATTACACAGTACACAAGAACAGAAACAGTGATGccacatgtataaatataaaacaatagtTCACCAAATAGCACTCTCATATACTGACTTTAAAAGAATGTTTCCCCAAAACCCAAATCAGGGCATCGTTTTTAGATAGTCATCCGAAAAACAATGCACAGACATTCTAGCCCTTCCCACTGAGAACTAAAACATCTTGTTTTTACCTTTTAACCCTGAATTATTGAAAAGTTAATGCGTTACTCCTTCAACTGTAGGAGGAAAAAcaccttttcttttcccatctccatttttcttactttgttttcatgtttatCAGAGCACCCAAAACATTCATTCTCTTTTATCAATAATTCAACTTCTTACAAATCATCCTTGAAGGCAGGACAGATTAAGGCAGCCTGGCGGGAATATACTCGCCATCTATCACTAGGAGGAACGTGCAATGGGAAATAAGATTCCAACCAAGCAAAAGGCTGCTTGGTTGCTTTATTCTTCCATTTGATTCTTGGGTTAACTTTACCAACCATATTCTTCACTGCTGTACTCCCACTGTAGAAGAGGTGGGAATGGAGGCCAAAACAGACAATCCGGGGGTCAGGGAGGCCATGTTTTTTATACAGGCAATTTCATGGGGCATTGTGCCTGGTGATGGTTGATGGTAAGTACAGGACAAAAGATTCCTTGTATTATTCCAGCATAGGAGTCCACTTGGCTGGAACACTGAGTGCTTTTAAGGCCTGAAACTACCCCAAAACTCTGTGGGCAACCCAAAGGGCCGGCAGTGCTGTTCACCTTCCCCCAGGCTTTGCCTTAAAACAGGAGAAAGCAGGTCTTCAGGGTGGAGGCAGCCCCTTGTAGGTAAAGTGATGAGCTCCCCAGGTCTTCACTGAGCTGCACATGGGGACCACCAAGCAAACCGTTCACTTTCAAGGACTGCTCCGATCAGGTACACACAGTCCTGTCCTTCAGGTGCCTCTCCTTATCCCTCCTGTTCTAAAAGCCTCTGGCGTGTTTCCATCACAATTTCCTCCATTATTTCTGGCTTTAAGATGTCTTTGatctgaaaaggaaaggaaaaaaggtacTTGTTCTAAGCACACCATCAAGCCAATCCAAATGCAGAAACCAAGCATGGTTAACATGaaccttctgttttcctttcGTGTATCAGAGGCTAAGTATTTGCAAGATATGATCTGCTAGAACCAGCTTAATAAATCAGCAAGGTTCTATGGGGTATAGCTGACAAGAACAAAGATGTTACTCTGGCAGTCACTAGAAAGACAGCTAAAACTTGGGATGGGCAAGATGAAGTCCAGGGGGTTGCTGTTGTAAATTAGCCTCACCTGGCACCTCCAAACGCCCACAAATCCTTACACTGACATTAGACATTGAGAATATTACTAGCATCTCGGTGAAAGCTCTCCAGACACTCAACAAGGCTGTCCACCAGATCAGTTCACACCGATGGACATGGTTAAGGTATGTGGGAGACCTGCTTGCTGTCTGAGGAAACATGGAGCAGATGACACTTAAGGCTGCTCACAGATCAACAAGGAAAAGGGAAGCCCCGGGGAGAGTACCTGATGTGGAAGGGATGCTTCATAGCAATACAGGATACTGGTATCATACAGCATCATTCTCTGAGTTGCCAGCGAGACGATGCAGTTCCGAAGCCGGGAGATCACCTCTCGATCAGCAAGGGAGACAGGCTACCAGGGaatgccaaggggaaggggagggaaataGAATCAGGACCAAAAGAAGCAAATGGTTACAGCAAATCCCGGGAATCACTTATAACTGAGGCAATATCACTCTGGGACTCCAAACCAATCCAATAGCTAGCTCCAAGAGAGATTAAAAAGGACGGCTTCTTCAGTGGCTCTTAGGCTATTACCCTGCAACTTTGCCACCTCTGCCGAGAAAGATCAAACCAGGCGCTGATTTCATCTCTTCAGAACAAGAGAGGGCGACACAATGTTTCGATGGAAATTCAAACCAACTCAAACTATAGCAATGCGGCAGATAGAGAGCGTCCCCACCTGCCACAGAAGCACAGCACCGACTAAGTGCCGCTCCATCCCAACAGTGACAATGGCGTTTACTCACCTCCAGGTTTGCAATGAAGCCCCCTGCATCCTCTTCTTTGTGCTCAGGTGTTGGGTAGATCCAGACGAAGCCGTTGTTGCCCAGAATCACTGAGGCACCGCATGGCAAGTCATGGAAGTGAGTCTTCTGCCGTTTCACCAGGGAGGGGGAGACCTGAACCAAAACGCCCTGACCTAGCTAAAAAAGTATATGGTAAATTAAGTCACTGTAGGATCATCAGTGAGGTAACTTAAAAGCAAAGTACAGGATGTGTCCTAGTTAGACTGGAATCAGGGTCCTTCCTGTTGATAACTGCTCCTACATGCACATACATAGTAAATACAGAGAACACTTCCGGATGCTTTAAGTTGTTTACATATCCCAACAGAAGGTAACTTtccatctcttctcttctctaccatttattttcctttgcagtCGTCTTCACATTCTAATCCAGGGCTGGTGCCATAGCTGTTAAGAGAAGCTGGAGCCAGTGAGGACATGGGCTCGAGTCTCCTGTGGGTCAAGGAGCACTATTCTGTTCCACCTTGACCTCAACCACCCATCCTGCCCATGAGATACACCATTGGACAAGGTGACTGGCCTAGGGCTGGGTGCAAATCCATCCCTGGTCCCGGCAGGTCAGCTCAAGCCCCACATCCCGCTGAGGGGGCGTCTATTACAGGACCCGGGCCCACGAAGGTCCGCACGTGCAGTGCAGCTGTTGCCTCTCCTGCTTCAGGGACATGAGCATGATTGGCTGTAGCCACTCCACTGAGGGGAGAGGTTTTTGTTCCACCCAGAAAATGAGAACGTTCACCCAGAGAAAGGCAAGAGACTGATAAATCATAATTTGTTTTGGAAAGTATGCTATCATTAAAAAAGTAGATAGCCTCcatacattacattacattagaAAATGTCACCTTACATTAGAAAAGCGGTACAATTTTATTTAGAGGCTCAAGTGACAAGCCCATCTTTCCTAACAATAATATCCATTTTACTGACTGGACACGTGTCTAAGGGCTGAGGCCGTCCTACTTCATCAGTCCATGACCTCCCTTTGTTCTCAGCACAAATGCAATGCAAAGCTGCCATGCCCCTTGGGAGAGAGCAGAGACAGCAGGGCCGCAGGGCCCAGGGTCCAGGGTCATAGGGGCCCTTCTGCCAGAACAATCTCCTCCACAGGAAAAGGGTTAGAGTTGTCATCCTTTGTGATGCTACCGGCCCTGACCGTGTGAATCAGTGTGTAGGATGCCAGCCTGTTAAGGCCTGACTTCTGGGGGGCTTTAGGTCAGCATTCCAGAGAGCACTGGGGATTGGGAAATGGATGTGAAGTCTCAGTCAGCAAATGAGAAGAGCCAGAGCCCAACTTACTTTCCCGTATTTGAGACTCCTCGTGTGCAGAGAGACAGCTCCATCGGAGAACACTGCCTGGACCTCAGCCTGGCCGGGCGATGAAGGAACAAACACTTGCACGTCACCTGCGTCCCTGGCTCCCCATCCTTTCCTCTAATGGCCAAGAGTCCCGCCCAAAGTCACAGACGGACCCGGAGGTCACACTGCTGTGACCTAACCTCTCCCCCTTGGCTGTCATGAATACTCTGACATGAACACCACCTTTTCTACTCCCTCAGATAAAAGTTAACATCGCGGGTGGGCTTAATGGcgggctctgggagggctcacaccaaggagtacttcccaggacttctgctgccagtgtccttgtcctcacggtgaggcacagccaccccccgcctctgcacgagaccctccaacactagcagatcgagatagcctcatccaccagagggcagacagcagaagcaagaagaactacaatcctgcagcctgtggaacaaaaaccacattcacagaaagacagacaagatgaaaaggcagagggctatgtaccagatgaaggaacacgataaaaccccagaaaaacaactaaatgaagtggagatgggcaaccttccagaaaaagaattcagaataatgatagtgaagaggatccaggaccttggaaaaagaatggaggcgaagaagatgtaagaaatgtttaacaaagacttagaagaattaaagaacaaacagagggcttccctggtggcgcagtggttgagaatctgcctgctaatgcaggggacatgggttcgagccctggtctggaaggatcccacatggcgtggagcaactaggcccgtgagccacaactactgagcctgtgcatctggagcctgtgctccgcaacaagagaggccgcaatagtgagaggcccgcacaccacgatcaagagtggcccccgcttgccacaactagagaaagccctcgcacagaaacgaagacccaacacagcaaaaataaataaataaaattaataaacttctacccacaacatcttcttaaaaaaaaaaaaatcatgtgggTACTGcccaccattttaaaaaaaagaacaaacagagatgaactatacaataactgaaaagaaaaatacactagaaggaatcaatagcagaataactgaggcagaagaacggataagtgacctggaagatagagtggtggaattcactgctgtggaacagaataaagaaaaaagaatgaaaagaaatgaagacagcctaagagacctctgggacaacattaaacgcaacaacgtttgcattataggggtcccagaaggagaagagagagagaaaggacccaagaaaatatttgaggagattatagtcgaaaacttccctaccatggcaaaggaaatagccacccaagtccaggaagcgcagagagtcccaggcaggataaacccaaggagaaacatgccaagacatacagtaatcaaattggcaaaaattaaagacaaagaaaaattcttgaaagcaacaagggaaaaacaacaaataacatacaagggaactcccataagcttaacagctgatttctcagcagaaattctacaagccagagggaatGGCATGACATAGTTAAAGggaagtggtgaaagggaagaacctacaaccaagattactctacccagcaaggatctcactcagattcgatggagaaatcaaagctaagagaattcagcaccaccaaaccagctctacaacaaatgctaaaggaacttctctaagtgggaaacacaagagaagaaaaggacctacaaaaacaaacccaaaacaattaagaaaatggtcataggaacatacatatcgataattaccttaaacgtgaatggattaaatgctccaaccaaaagacacagacttgctgaatggatacaaaaacgagacccatatatatgctgtctacaagagacccacttcagacctaggcacacatacagactgaaagtgaggggatggaaaaagacattccatgcaactggaaatcaaaagaaacctggagtagcaatactcatatcagataaaatagactttaaaataaagaatgttacaagaggcaaggaaggacactacataatgatcaagggatcaatccaagaagaagatataacaattgtaaatatttatgcacccaacataagagcacctcaatacataaggcaactgctaacagctataaaagaggaaattgacagtagtacaataatactgggggactttaacacctcacttacaccaatggacagatcatccagacagaaaattaataaggaaacataagatttaaatgacataatagaccagatagatttaattgatatttataggacattccatccaaaaacagcagattacactttcttctcaagtgagcacggaacattctccaggatagatcacatcttgggtcacaaatcaagcctcagtatatttaagaaaactgaaatcgtatcaagcatcttttctgaccacaacgctatgagattagaaatcaattacagggaaaaaaatgtaaaaaacacaaacacatggaggctaaacaatacgttactaaataaccaagagatcactgaagaaatcaaaaaaatacctagagacaaatgacaatgaaaacacgacaatcctaaacatatgggatgcagcaaaagcagttctaagagggaagtttatagcaatacaatcctacctcaagaaacaagcaaaatctcaaataaacaatctaaccttacacctaaatgatctagagaaagaagaacaaacaaaacccaaagttagcagaaggaaagaaatcataaagatcagagcagaaataaatgaaatagaaacaaagaaaacaatagcaaagatcaataaaactaaaagctggttctttgagaagataaacaaaattggtaaaccattagccagactcatcaagaaaaagtgggagaggactcaaatcaataaaattagtaatgaaaaaggagaagttacaacagacaacgcagaaatacaaggcatcctaagagactactacaagcaactctgtgccaataaaatggacatcctggaagaaatggacaaattcttagaatggtatagccttccaagactgaaccaggaaggaatagaaaatatgaacagatcaatcacaagtaatgaaattgaaactgtgattaaaaatctttcaacaaacaaaagtccaggaccagatggcttcacaggtgaatcctatcaaacatttacaaaagagcttatacccatccttctcaaactcttccaaaaattgcagaggaaggaacacgcccaaactcattttatgaggccaccatcaccctgatagcaaaaccagacaaagatactacaaaaaaagaaaattacagaccaatatcactcatgaatatagatgcaaaaatcctcaacaaaatactagcaaacagaatccaacaacacattaaaaggattatacaccacgatcaagtgggatttatcccagggatgcaaggattcttcaatatacacgaaccaatcaatgtgatacaccatactaacaaattgaagaaaaaccatatgaccatctcaatagatgcagaaaaagcttttgacaaaattcaacacccatttatgattaaaaactctccagaaagtgggcatagagggaacctaccacaacataataaaggccatatacaacaaacccacagcaaacatcattctcaatggtgaaaaactgaaagcatttcctctaagatcaggaacgagacaaggatgtccactctcaccactattattcaacataattttggaagtcccagccacgatgatcagagaagaaaaagaaattaaaggaatacaaattggaaaagaagaagtaaaactgtcactgtttgcagatgacatgacactatacatagagaatcctaaagatgccaccagaaaactactagagctaatcaatgaatttggtaaagttgcaggatacaaaattaatgcacagaaatctcttgcattcctatacactaatgatgaaaaatctgcgagagaaattaaggaaacactctcatttaccactgcaacaaaaagaataaaatacctaggaataaacctacctagcgagacaaaagatctgtatgcagaaaagtataagacactgataaaagagattaaagatatacaaacagatagagagatataccatgttcttggactggaagaatcaatattgtgaaaatgactatactacccaaagcaatctacagattcaatgcaatccctatcaaattaccaatggcttttttttacACAACTAgcacaaaaagtcttaaaatttgtatggagacacaaaagaccccgaatagccaaagttgtcttgagggaaaaaaaacagagctggaggaatcagactccctgacttcagactatactacaaagctacagtaatcaagacagtatggtactggcacaaaaacagaaatatagatcaatggaacaggatagaaagcccagagataaacccacgcacctatggtcaactaatttatgacaaaggaggcaaggatatacaatggagaaaagacagtctcttcaataagtggtgctgggaaaactggacagctacatgtaaaagaatgaaattagaacactctctaacaccatacacaaaattaaactcaaaatggattaagacctaaatgtaagaccggacgctataaaactcttaagaggaaaacataggaagaacactctttgacataatcacagcaagatcttttttgatccacctcctagactaatggaaataaaaacaaaaataaacaaatgggacctaatgaaacttaaaagcttttgcacagtaaaggaaactacaaacaagacgaaaagacaactctcagaaatgggagaaaatatttgcaaatgaatcaatggacaaaggattaatctgcaaaatatataaacagctcatgcagcccagtattaaaaaaacaaacaacccaatccaaaagtgggcagaagacctaaatagacatttctccaaagaagacatagagatggcaaagaagcacatgaaaagctgctcaacatcactaattattagagaaatgcaaatcaaaactacaatgaggtatcacctcacaccagttagaatgggtatcatcagaaaatctacaaacaacaaatgctggagagggtgtgcagaaaaggcagccctcttgcactgttggtgggaaggtaaattgatacagccaatatggagaacagtatggaggttcc
The Phocoena sinus isolate mPhoSin1 chromosome 6, mPhoSin1.pri, whole genome shotgun sequence DNA segment above includes these coding regions:
- the EXOSC2 gene encoding exosome complex component RRP4; protein product: MAMEMRLPVARKPLSESLGRETKKHLVVPGDTITTDTGFMRGHGTYMGEEKLIASVAGSVERVNKLVCVKALKTRYNGEVGDIVVGRITEVQQKRWKVETNSRLDSVLLLSSMNLPGGELRRRSAEDELAMRGFLQEGDLISAEVQAVFSDGAVSLHTRSLKYGKLGQGVLVQVSPSLVKRQKTHFHDLPCGASVILGNNGFVWIYPTPEHKEEDAGGFIANLEPVSLADREVISRLRNCIVSLATQRMMLYDTSILYCYEASLPHQIKDILKPEIMEEIVMETRQRLLEQEG